The Methylomonas rhizoryzae genome includes the window TTGTTTGCTGCGAGTGATCCGCGCATCGTCGGCTTGAAAGCCAAGCTGCAAAGCTATGTCGCCTTGATTAACGCCATTCCCGAACGCGAATTGGAATTGCACCGGTTAAAACGCCAGTTCGAACTGGACCAGGAAAGCTATCTGTACATGAAGAAAAATTTGGAGAAGGCCACCTTGATCGCAGAAGGCCAAACCGATCAAATGCGCTTGGTCACCGTGTTGGAAAAAGCCGAAGCAAACGAAGACCCGGTGTCGCCGAAGCGTAAGCTGACTATGATCTTGTCCGTGTTTTTAGGTACCGGCTTGGGGCTAATGCTGGTTTTGGTATTGGCTTACTTCGATCATTCTATCGGTTCCGTCAAGGACGTCAGTACTCACTTAGGCCTCAGAACCATAGGCTCGCTACGTAAAATTTAAATGATGAATTCCCCTGCAAGCTTGGCCCCGCCGGGGCTCACCTTGGACGAGCTAAGCGCTCGTATCGATAAAGACTACGCCAAAATACTGCGTCATCCCGAAGCAATGGAGTTGTTTCGGGCCTTGGACAACGAGTTGTACACCGTTTTTCGCGATCGAGCGCATGCGGTGCTGATGACCAGTGCGGCCGATGCGGAAGGAAAAACCAGTCTGGTGTTGTTGCTGGGGGTTTTTAGCGCCCTGTTAGACAGAGAAGCCAAAGTAGTATTGATCGACGCGAGCGACGACCAGCGTTTGTTTCGGGTTTTAGTGGGCGAAGCGCCGCGCGTGGCGTTGGTCAATCTGGAGTCGGAACAGCTTGAGCAAGCGTTGTGTCCTACCTTGCTTGCCAATTTACAGATCGTCTCGTTGTACGGCTCTGGCAATGTCGCCAAGAAACTGCCGCACCATCGCCTCAGCAAACTGTTAGACCTGCTGCTGCAGCGGGCAAACCGAGTAGTGGTGGATAGTTCGGCGGCTCATCGTAACCGAGACGTGTTCGCCTTGGCGGCTATCGTCAAACACAGCTTAACCGTCGTCAAATACCGCGGACCGATTCGCGAGCAGGTACAGGTACTGATTAGCGAATTGGAACGCGCCGAATGTAAACAACTGGGCGTGGTGATTAATCAGCGTATCTATAATTTACCGGCGTTTTTATACCGCCATGTTTAGCGTTTACGGCGAAAATGCGCCGCGCACCATTTTCGCCGTAACGCTGGGTATGCTAGGCGCCGCCGTGTTGGTGGCAGGCGCGGAAAAACACAATCTGCTGGCAGTGGGGGTAGCTTGCGGTCTGCCCGTGGCGTTGCTGTTGTCGGTGCAACCACGGCGGTTAACCCTGCTATTTTTACTCGCGATATTGGTATTGGAAGAGTTTCCCAGCGGGGAGGGAGAAACTCTGGAACGCTCTACGCGGACCGCGTTTTATTCCGTTTCGCTGGGAATTCCCGGCTTTTATGCGCCCGATGCGTTGTTGGCGGCAACTTTGGCGGGGTTCACGATACGCTTGTTGTTGCTGAAACAGTCGTTTGCCCTGCCTTTAGATCGCATCTCCTTAGGCATAGCCTTGCTCTGCGCGGTACTGTTGACCTCTACCGGGTTATCGGTCTTGTTCGGCAGTCCTTTCGATGCGGCCGTGGCGAACGTATCCACCACCATGCCGGCGGTTAACGAACGCGCGGCCAAGCTGATAGCGTTGTTTCAGTTTAAAAACTTTTCGCTACTGGTATTCGCTTATTTACTCGGCTTGTTTTTTTTTCGCCGGCGGCGGGATTTGGACAATTTCGTCCATACCTTTCTGGCAGCGGCCGTCATTATGGTGCCGATAGGGGTTATTCGTTTCGCTTTGCATCCCCGCTTGATGGCGGAGAACAAACCGCTGTTCTATCACTCGCCGACTACTTGGATTTTCGGCTTGGTTATTTTTTACGTGTTATGTCTTTGGATTTATCGTAAAACCACGCCTCGGCAATTGCTCTGGCTAGGCATACTGTGCATCATTTTGAGCGGGTTTATTTTCGCCTCGTTTCGCCGGACCATGTGGGGAGCGATTATCTTGGCCGCAGTCGTCTTGGCGTTTCTGATTCCGCCGCAGCAGCGCCACCGTTATTTTTTGTTGATCATGGTCGGGATTGCCGGGATGGGCGCGGCTTTGTTGTTCAGTCCGGGGCTTTTGGCCGCCATCATGAACCGCATCAACGAAACCAGCGTTAGCGATCCCTCGACCTTATACCGCATGACGCTGTTCATCTGGTTTCATCAAAATCTTGCCGATCTACCGTTAATGGGAGTCGGGTTTCGGCCGCTGTGGGATATTCAGGCTAGGTTGGGATATTTCTCGACCAATTTGGAGAACATTCACAGCCTGTATTTTTGGATACTGTTAAGACTTGGTCTGCTCGGGGCGCTGTGCTTGCTGGTGATATTGGGACTGACGATTTCGGAAATTTTGAGAAAATTGAAAAATCGGCGCTACGCGGAATACCACGCCTTAGTGATCTGCATTTTCCTGGCATTGGTGATGCTGTTGTTCAGCGGAATCTTCAACCCGGTCTATGCGGAAGTACGCTACATGATTTTGTTCGGGTTTTCGCTGGCGATCATTTCCCGCTTGCCGCAAATAATCGCACAATCGCCGGCTAAACTGTGACCCAGTTAAAGTTTTTGTTGACACGAATGCTTACTTTAAGTAATCATTTTCTTACAGTAAGCGCGGCAGGTCAGAGTGGGTTCTCCTGTTCGGTTTATTCGATAACGGAGAACAATGATGAGAAAAAACATTCTGTTAGCTACGCTTTTAACCGTTTCGTTGGCTTTGCCTTTCAAGTTTGCCAATGCGGCATTCTCGAATCCCGATCCTGCTACCTTTCAAGACGATAGCGGTTCGGAACTGTTTAGCCCGACCTCCGGTAATCAGTTTTTTACCTTAGAGTTGGCCGACCTCGGATCGTCTGTGACCGATACCATTTTCGGCTTTTATGTGAAAGGGACGGATCCCACGGATCCCTCTAACCGTATCGAATTATTCGGCCCCGGCAACCATAACACGGCACAGGCGTTTTTGGTCGATTTGACCGCCGGTATCGTATTCGACTTAAACACGGCCTCGGTTGCGGGCAGCTTTGCGGCGGCGGG containing:
- a CDS encoding O-antigen ligase family protein, translated to MFSVYGENAPRTIFAVTLGMLGAAVLVAGAEKHNLLAVGVACGLPVALLLSVQPRRLTLLFLLAILVLEEFPSGEGETLERSTRTAFYSVSLGIPGFYAPDALLAATLAGFTIRLLLLKQSFALPLDRISLGIALLCAVLLTSTGLSVLFGSPFDAAVANVSTTMPAVNERAAKLIALFQFKNFSLLVFAYLLGLFFFRRRRDLDNFVHTFLAAAVIMVPIGVIRFALHPRLMAENKPLFYHSPTTWIFGLVIFYVLCLWIYRKTTPRQLLWLGILCIILSGFIFASFRRTMWGAIILAAVVLAFLIPPQQRHRYFLLIMVGIAGMGAALLFSPGLLAAIMNRINETSVSDPSTLYRMTLFIWFHQNLADLPLMGVGFRPLWDIQARLGYFSTNLENIHSLYFWILLRLGLLGALCLLVILGLTISEILRKLKNRRYAEYHALVICIFLALVMLLFSGIFNPVYAEVRYMILFGFSLAIISRLPQIIAQSPAKL
- a CDS encoding PEP-CTERM sorting domain-containing protein (PEP-CTERM proteins occur, often in large numbers, in the proteomes of bacteria that also encode an exosortase, a predicted intramembrane cysteine proteinase. The presence of a PEP-CTERM domain at a protein's C-terminus predicts cleavage within the sorting domain, followed by covalent anchoring to some some component of the (usually Gram-negative) cell surface. Many PEP-CTERM proteins exhibit an unusual sequence composition that includes large numbers of potential glycosylation sites. Expression of one such protein has been shown restore the ability of a bacterium to form floc, a type of biofilm.), producing the protein MRKNILLATLLTVSLALPFKFANAAFSNPDPATFQDDSGSELFSPTSGNQFFTLELADLGSSVTDTIFGFYVKGTDPTDPSNRIELFGPGNHNTAQAFLVDLTAGIVFDLNTASVAGSFAAAGSVIGFYYELPLLGDMVLYSQSSLNSGGLDAFGFFPLIADPTVWLVEVAVPDGNGGSFPLAFELAANLNAIPEPGVLALIGLAGLLFNVSRSKAGVKS
- a CDS encoding P-loop NTPase family protein — translated: MMNSPASLAPPGLTLDELSARIDKDYAKILRHPEAMELFRALDNELYTVFRDRAHAVLMTSAADAEGKTSLVLLLGVFSALLDREAKVVLIDASDDQRLFRVLVGEAPRVALVNLESEQLEQALCPTLLANLQIVSLYGSGNVAKKLPHHRLSKLLDLLLQRANRVVVDSSAAHRNRDVFALAAIVKHSLTVVKYRGPIREQVQVLISELERAECKQLGVVINQRIYNLPAFLYRHV